In a genomic window of Tripterygium wilfordii isolate XIE 37 chromosome 8, ASM1340144v1, whole genome shotgun sequence:
- the LOC120004364 gene encoding uncharacterized protein LOC120004364, translating into MQPYRSGGNDSSGEAARWLAAAEKVLASGDLHSAKSFAIRAREFDPRLELCDRIIAVADTILCATTRISAGRYPDWYAILQLDSLTQNMELIANQYRKLALLLDPQRSRLPLVDQAFRLVSDAWSVLSNPNGKSLYDTELQLGELGQNLQKQTPPKPVRTSPRNKDGRVVTEPEPEPVPVPEPEPEPEPSLTMATPATTPATTSIETASTRPSQSTRRTTQPDEYVGDRFWTACPYCYIFYEYPKIYEECTLRCQNCRRAFHAVTVPSPPVTENQTHFCCWAFFPLGFSGNAKDANGFANWSPFSPMSAFPAPKGYRKAGKAKKTAPRFTYDDQDVYVELSEVSEDEEYDDDDDWEDERRKKKSKKATGKSPASNRTSKRVQNQRAKRGIVDEASKGESSRKKQPAKGAKELGKLDLNVEFSNEVEEPAPVVREGNVAGNVEEDNIGSGFFEGLDEFLSSLPILNVVADDKVRAV; encoded by the coding sequence ATGCAGCCCTATAGAAGCGGCGGAAACGACAGCAGCGGAGAGGCCGCGCGATGGCTCGCCGCAGCTGAGAAGGTTCTTGCTTCCGGCGATCTACATAGCGCTAAGTCCTTTGCGATCCGGGCCCGCGAATTCGATCCCAGACTCGAACTCTGCGACCGGATCATTGCCGTCGCCGACACAATCCTCTGCGCTACTACTCGAATCAGCGCTGGTCGCTACCCTGACTGGTACGCTATTCTTCAACTCGACTCACTGACTCAGAATATGGAGCTCATCGCGAATCAGTACCGGAAACTCGCCCTCCTTCTTGACCCTCAGAGGTCTCGCCTTCCTCTCGTTGATCAGGCTTTCAGGCTCGTCTCAGATGCGTGGTCGGTGCTATCCAACCCTAATGGGAAGTCACTCTATGATACGGAGTTACAATTGGGTGAGTTAGGTCAAAATCTGCAGAAGCAAACGCCACCGAAACCAGTACGAACAAGCCCGAGAAATAAGGACGGTAGGGTTGTTACAGAACCGGAACCGGAACCGGTACCGGTaccagaaccagaaccagaaccagaaccGAGTTTAACCATGGCTACGCCCGCTACCACCCCGGCGACGACCAGCATTGAGACTGCATCGACTCGTCCTAGTCAATCAACTCGGCGGACGACTCAGCCGGATGAATACGTGGGAGATAGGTTCTGGACAGCTTGCCCATACTGTTATATATTCTACGAGTACCCAAAAATATATGAGGAGTGTACACTTAGGTGTCAAAATTGCCGCAGAGCGTTCCACGCGGTGACGGTACCTTCACCGCCGGTGACAGAGAACCAAACGCATTTCTGTTGTTGGGCGTTTTTCCCCTTAGGTTTCTCGGGGAATGCTAAAGACGCCAATGGGTTCGCTAATTGGTCGCCCTTTTCGCCAATGTCTGCTTTTCCAGCACCGAAGGGATACCGAAAGGCTGGAAAGGCGAAGAAAACCGCTCCTAGGTTCACCTATGACGATCAGGATGTGTATGTAGAGCTTTCGGAGGTTAGTGAAGATGAAGAGTATGACGATGACGATGACTGGGAGGATGAGAGACggaaaaagaaatccaaaaaaGCGACTGGCAAAAGTCCTGCCAGTAATAGAACCTCAAAGAGAGTACAGAATCAGAGGGCAAAGAGAGGAATCGTAGATGAGGCGTCAAAGGGAGAGTCGAGTCGCAAGAAGCAGCCTGCCAAGGGGGCAAAGGAGCTGGGGAAGTTGGATTTAAATGTGGAGTTCAGTAATGAGGTGGAGGAGCCTGCGCCTGTGGTGAGGGAAGGAAATGTGGCAGGTAATGTCGAAGAGGATAATATTGGTAGTGGGTTTTTTGAGGGTCTTGACGAGTTCCTGAGTAGTTTGCCTATACTCAATGTTGTGGCCGATGACAAGGTTAGAGCTGTTTAG